The following is a genomic window from Hemibagrus wyckioides isolate EC202008001 linkage group LG22, SWU_Hwy_1.0, whole genome shotgun sequence.
ATCCACCTGATCCTCCATCTGATAAATCATCACAGAGCTGAGTTACTGATAAAGCATAGAATAAAGTCTTTCATTGTAAATCTGTATTTTATAGGAAACTGTTTCTCCAACCTGACAGATTCAGGTGTTTGCTCACATACAGCACTAACTCCTCCTTCAAGCTGCTGTGCTGAATCAcgcaggtgtaggtgtgtttctgCAGCTCCTCAGCTGGGACTTTCAGAATGCTTCTCTTCTGGAAGCTTCCATCCTGGTTGGGTAACGTCTCTCTGAGCTCCACGTCCTCGTTCACGTCCTCTCCGTCCTTCCTCCAGGTGATATTCACTGCTTTGGGGAAGAAACCTGTAGCGTtacacaccacctctggagAAGGCGAGTGTTTCTGGAACACTGATGCTGTAGGAGGAtctgcagagacacacagagacatatataaaaatctgtcaaatttatacatatattgtgtaaatgacaCTAGTgtttgcacgtgtgtgtgtgtgtgtgttacacggACACAGTATGTCATCATTGTTTACACAATCACTGTGTGCGTGTTGTAAATAAAAGTCTTAATTGTGTTATTTGTCTGAACATCATCAAAGGGAATTTGCCATAGTAAAGGAGTgggttattagtgtgtgtttgttattagtCTGTACacggtcagtgtgtgtgtgtgtgtgtgtgtgtgtgtctaacagcTGCAATTACAGTAACAGAGCAGGTCACACACTTTACCTTTCCTCTCCAAAGTCTCTCTGCCATAAGACACAAACTTCAGTAGCTGATCAACACAGTTACTCTTCAGGTAGTTCTTCCAGTATTGAGCCTTTCCTGCTTTAGGATCCCACTGCTTTATAAAGATCACAGCTTTATCATTAGCTGCAGTCCAGGTTCCAGTGTTCAGATTCAGACTGATGAAATCTTCTCCATCATAACTGTACTGATCATATCCTCTAGTGGTGCCGTCATCATGGAGCTCACAGCTGTACATCCTCTGGAGTGTGTggactcctacacacacatgcatgcacacaaacatatgcacacacacacacacacacacacacacacacagaatgagagagagagagagagagagagagctctgtacTGAATGCTGCTTGATCTTACATCTCTCCTCTAAATCAGAGCAAAATAAAAAGCTGGCAGaacaaaaattgtttaattattGCACTGGAACTTCAGATAACAGGACATCTAAAATGTTGATTCTGGGTtagaaatattttgtttatctttctttcattaACAGTTTCGTTGGATAAATATTCTTGATGATTTAGTAaaatttaacaacaacaaaaaaacaattgtgAGAATTTCAATTTGCCAGTTATTTTAGAGCAATTCCAGCATTATGGATGTGACATTTAAACTGGTAATGCATATTCATAGATCATGTAATTTGGTGAACTGACAggcaaaatgtatttttttctaaaatatatttaagcTCTCAGTGACAGTACATagcaaaatttaaaataaaagatttttccTGAAAAGTATTTTGAggaaaaacatttcacataATTAGTGAAATGAAGTCCACCTGTGTGCAGTCTAAGTGTCACATGATctgtcagtataaacacaccttTTCTGAAAGACCCCAGAGGCTGCAACACCACTAAGCAAGAGGCATCACAccatgaagaccaaggagctctccAAACAAGTCAGGGACAAAGTTGTTGAGAACGTCAGGGTTGGGTtataaaaaaacatccaaatgtTTGATGATCCCCGGAGCACCATCAAATCTATCATCTTCAAATGGAAAGAACGTGGTACCACAACAAACCTGCCAAGAGAGGGCTGCCCACAAAAACTCACAGACTGGGCAAGGAGGGCATTAATCAGAGAGGCATCACAGTGACCAAAGGTAACCCTGAAGGAGCTGCAGAGTtccacagcagagactggtGTATCTGTGCGTGGGATCACCATAAGCTGTACACTAGAGCTGGGCTTTATGGAAGAGTGGCCAGAAAAAAGCCATTActtagtgttaaaaataaaaaggcacATTTTGAGTTTGCCAAAAGACATGTGGGCGACTCCCCAAATGTATCGAGGAAggtgctctggtcagatgagactaaaATTGAACTTTTCAGCTACCAAGGAAAACGCTATGTCTGGCACAAACCCAACACATCCCATCAccccaagaacaccatccccacagtgaaacatggtggtggcagcatcatgctgtggggatgtttttcagcagcagggaCTGGGAAACTGATCCGAGTCAAGGGAAAGATGGATGGTGATAAATACAGGGATATTCTTGAGCAAAACCTGTTTCAGTCTGCCTGTGATTTGAGACT
Proteins encoded in this region:
- the LOC131343068 gene encoding H-2 class I histocompatibility antigen, Q10 alpha chain-like, which gives rise to MEDSSTVFKVLLFLTFSVHPSSADTHSLQYLYTAITPAIHFPEFSTVGLMDGGQCVYYDSNIRKMIPKTEWMQKFFTDDPDYWNRETERVKDRQHQFQDTVAAVRKSLNSNEGVHTLQRMYSCELHDDGTTRGYDQYSYDGEDFISLNLNTGTWTAANDKAVIFIKQWDPKAGKAQYWKNYLKSNCVDQLLKFVSYGRETLERKDPPTASVFQKHSPSPEVVCNATGFFPKAVNITWRKDGEDVNEDVELRETLPNQDGSFQKRSILKVPAEELQKHTYTCVIQHSSLKEELVLYVSKHLNLSDGGSGGWKIGVPVVVVAVLVAVVAGVVVWIKKKGSGAQPPQVQTGAELHPLNTPHSDVPV